The following are encoded in a window of Geobacter metallireducens GS-15 genomic DNA:
- a CDS encoding DUF362 domain-containing protein, translating to MPNTVYFADMRAGHKENLFDKIGKLMILAGVRERVSTGDLVAVKVHFGERGNHTFIRPIFIRRMVEEIKGCGGKPFLTDSSTLYPGERKEAVSALTCAVENGFAYAVAGAPLIMCDGLRGNSATVVEVNGEILKKVPIASAIAEADAMVAVSHFKCHELTGFGGALKNLGMGCSTREGKMTQHSTVAPKIAETYCTGCGLCLKACAHDAIAIIEGKAKLDPAHCAGCSRCITVCPTKAVQIQWNEAADLVMKKMAEFAKGAVVGKETKTLFINFITQVSPACDCYGHADAPIVNDIGICASTDPVALDQACADLVNDAQGNQNTALESGHEPGGDKFRGVHPDIDWEVQLVHAEKIGLGTREYELVKV from the coding sequence ATGCCGAACACAGTCTATTTCGCCGACATGCGGGCCGGCCACAAGGAAAACCTCTTCGACAAGATCGGCAAGCTCATGATCCTGGCCGGGGTCAGGGAGCGGGTTTCCACCGGGGATCTTGTGGCAGTCAAGGTCCACTTTGGCGAGCGGGGGAACCACACCTTCATTCGCCCGATCTTCATCAGGCGGATGGTGGAGGAAATCAAGGGATGCGGCGGCAAACCATTTCTCACTGATTCGTCCACCCTCTATCCCGGCGAGCGGAAGGAGGCCGTCTCGGCCCTCACCTGCGCCGTCGAGAACGGCTTCGCCTACGCGGTGGCCGGCGCCCCCCTCATCATGTGTGACGGTCTCCGGGGAAACTCGGCGACCGTCGTGGAGGTGAACGGCGAAATCCTCAAGAAGGTTCCCATCGCCTCCGCCATCGCCGAGGCCGACGCCATGGTGGCGGTCTCCCACTTCAAGTGCCACGAGCTGACCGGTTTCGGCGGCGCCCTCAAAAACCTCGGCATGGGATGCTCCACCCGCGAGGGGAAGATGACCCAGCACTCCACCGTGGCCCCGAAGATCGCCGAGACGTACTGCACCGGCTGCGGCCTCTGCCTCAAGGCCTGTGCCCATGACGCCATCGCCATCATCGAGGGGAAGGCAAAGCTCGATCCCGCCCACTGCGCCGGCTGCAGCCGCTGCATCACCGTCTGCCCCACCAAGGCGGTCCAGATCCAGTGGAACGAGGCCGCCGATCTCGTCATGAAGAAGATGGCCGAATTCGCCAAGGGGGCGGTCGTGGGAAAAGAGACGAAGACCCTCTTCATCAACTTCATCACCCAGGTCTCCCCCGCCTGCGACTGCTACGGCCACGCCGACGCCCCCATCGTGAACGACATCGGTATCTGCGCCTCCACCGACCCGGTGGCCCTGGACCAGGCCTGCGCCGACCTCGTCAACGACGCCCAGGGTAACCAGAACACGGCCCTGGAAAGCGGCCATGAACCGGGGGGGGACAAGTTCCGGGGCGTGCACCCGGACATCGACTGGGAAGTGCAACTGGTGCATGCCGAGAAGATCGGCTTGGGGACAAGGGAGTATGAGTTGGTGAAGGTGTAA
- a CDS encoding response regulator — MSDTQRQPEIWLMGLGCDEERSAKVRDYLTYAGYRVTCHGMDDFADGRPLGVVLDLSPFSRDGWGILLDIKNNAATRDVPILPVYLSQEGKVGGIFPAVGFFTLPVDPDYLLTKLAVLGLTEDAETWDLQVMVVSKRGEEHLAKALTSLGFDVVNAYTGKEAVALATIGRPFMVFCCVMLPDMSAFELMERFRLFPQVRNVPFFVLVKDAMKEGERAALSRQVEHLVRKKELTREEFATHLRRRR, encoded by the coding sequence ATGAGTGATACGCAACGGCAGCCCGAAATCTGGCTGATGGGGTTGGGATGTGATGAGGAGCGTTCGGCGAAGGTGCGCGATTATCTGACCTATGCAGGATACCGGGTGACCTGCCACGGGATGGATGATTTTGCCGACGGCAGGCCCCTCGGGGTGGTTCTCGACCTCTCGCCCTTTTCCAGGGACGGGTGGGGGATTCTGCTCGACATCAAGAATAACGCGGCCACCCGTGACGTGCCGATACTGCCGGTCTATCTCAGCCAGGAGGGGAAGGTGGGAGGGATTTTCCCCGCTGTCGGATTTTTCACCCTTCCTGTCGATCCCGACTACCTCTTGACGAAATTGGCGGTGTTGGGGCTCACGGAGGATGCCGAGACCTGGGACCTGCAGGTGATGGTGGTGTCGAAGCGGGGTGAGGAGCATCTGGCCAAGGCGCTAACGTCCCTCGGCTTCGATGTGGTTAACGCATACACCGGCAAAGAGGCGGTTGCCCTTGCCACCATCGGCCGCCCCTTCATGGTCTTCTGCTGCGTAATGCTTCCCGACATGTCGGCGTTCGAGCTCATGGAGCGTTTCCGCCTCTTTCCCCAGGTGCGCAACGTTCCCTTCTTCGTGCTGGTCAAGGATGCCATGAAGGAGGGGGAGAGGGCGGCGCTGAGCCGTCAGGTCGAGCATCTGGTAAGGAAGAAAGAGCTGACGCGGGAGGAGTTTGCGACCCACCTTCGGCGCCGGCGCTGA
- a CDS encoding GPMC system transcriptional regulator encodes MTNLSTQLNALRDRIADYGKENLEEMLHAVAEGIRLVSGQDRIRIYLEDLTRGVLSCVYASGPLADEIRAVSFPIISREATVSSVFVSQYPAEFRHDPAGPSTFDNGFAERFAVGISSLLPVVSQGKSIGVACIDRFQPADLLRGKDKALLGEFITSVADRIDSARIYHQQLLLARRVDEYKKREAASFMVQSAVRLIDKLVLASVLVPVMGDDGTARLAILASHSEDPRFKSRYDEQGEIALQRGTSLISRFIDDNAVITDERLLRPLFIPDLTQHSLQKKALTEEMALRSLYVVPRYEPSSRKVICLVNYFTVELYRFSDFEMGLLQTHAEMAERAVNEIGGEHLEIRVLAEITELLQERTEELQPFLTKVLSKATELIGADTGSIAIVEEREGGKWLLVEDEEGTIVGAKNKAWMKKHIPPFRIGGGELPPEERSLTGYVAWSKQPRIIAHVADEQQGEGFHRSMHEQIQSEIAVPIVCDDEVIAVVCLNSLKPAWFTEEHKRILQIIDRLTARHISDLTRIERLQNEVTRLKSDVAYKDPQISSYRLGNIIGNSRKAQEIVDFIETVSVPLFNRITLWSKNVLQEATIGLPSILVLGQTGAGKEFFFNNLYNKLNEMYREKLNPSGQLPVKKTNIAAYSGDLTYSELFGHKKGAFTGAYSDRKGILEEAAGGIVFLDEIGDADPKTQVQLLRFLDNGGFVRLGDNQDRFSRVLLVAATNKDLTEEIRRGNFREDLYHRLSELSMRVPSLNDRREDIPDLATHFLGKLYRTYRGDEPKEDTPTLTRDAKQLLMNHHYHGNIRELRSILLRALFFRKGKVLTADDIRRALAAGMRELPPANAAQELNERLSVDIMQQIANGATFWEAVYEPYSANAISRDVVRLVIERAKDAAGKAMPQVARYLKAVNGDDEENDDERKKFFKFKNFLYKTVKL; translated from the coding sequence ATGACCAATCTCAGCACCCAGCTCAATGCACTCCGCGACCGCATCGCCGACTATGGCAAGGAAAACCTGGAGGAGATGCTCCATGCCGTTGCCGAGGGAATCCGCCTCGTCTCGGGCCAGGACCGTATCCGCATCTACCTGGAGGACCTGACCCGCGGAGTCCTCTCCTGCGTCTACGCCTCGGGCCCTCTGGCAGACGAGATCCGTGCGGTAAGCTTCCCCATCATTTCCCGGGAGGCCACGGTCTCCAGCGTGTTCGTCAGCCAGTACCCGGCTGAGTTCCGGCATGACCCGGCCGGCCCGAGCACCTTCGACAACGGCTTTGCCGAGCGGTTCGCCGTCGGCATCTCCTCGCTCCTGCCGGTGGTGAGCCAGGGGAAGTCCATCGGCGTGGCCTGCATCGACCGCTTCCAGCCGGCGGATCTCCTCAGGGGGAAGGATAAGGCCCTCCTGGGCGAGTTCATCACCTCCGTGGCCGACCGGATCGACTCCGCCCGCATCTACCACCAGCAGCTCCTGCTGGCCCGGCGGGTTGACGAGTACAAAAAACGGGAGGCCGCCTCCTTCATGGTCCAGTCGGCGGTGCGCCTCATCGACAAGCTGGTGCTCGCCTCGGTGCTCGTGCCGGTCATGGGCGACGACGGCACGGCGCGACTCGCCATCCTTGCCAGCCATTCGGAAGACCCCCGGTTCAAGTCCCGTTACGACGAACAGGGAGAGATCGCGCTGCAGCGGGGCACCTCCCTCATCTCCCGCTTCATCGACGACAACGCCGTCATTACTGACGAACGGCTCCTGCGCCCCCTCTTCATCCCCGACCTCACCCAGCACTCCCTCCAGAAGAAGGCCCTCACCGAAGAGATGGCGCTCCGTTCCCTCTACGTGGTCCCCCGCTACGAGCCGTCCAGCCGCAAGGTCATCTGCCTCGTGAACTACTTCACCGTTGAGCTCTACCGTTTCTCCGACTTCGAGATGGGGCTTCTCCAAACCCACGCCGAGATGGCCGAGCGGGCCGTGAACGAGATCGGCGGCGAGCACCTGGAGATCCGGGTCCTGGCCGAAATCACCGAACTCCTCCAGGAACGGACCGAAGAGCTGCAGCCCTTCCTCACCAAGGTCCTCTCCAAGGCGACAGAGCTCATCGGCGCCGACACCGGGAGCATCGCCATCGTGGAGGAGCGGGAAGGGGGTAAGTGGCTCCTGGTGGAGGACGAGGAAGGGACCATCGTCGGCGCCAAGAACAAGGCGTGGATGAAGAAGCACATCCCCCCCTTCCGGATCGGCGGGGGGGAGCTCCCCCCGGAGGAACGGAGCCTCACGGGGTACGTGGCCTGGTCGAAGCAGCCCAGGATCATCGCCCACGTGGCCGACGAACAGCAGGGCGAGGGGTTCCACCGCTCCATGCACGAGCAGATCCAGAGCGAGATCGCCGTCCCCATCGTCTGCGACGACGAGGTGATCGCCGTGGTCTGCCTCAACTCCCTGAAGCCGGCCTGGTTCACCGAGGAGCACAAGCGGATCCTCCAGATCATCGACCGGCTCACGGCCCGGCACATCTCGGACCTGACGCGGATCGAGCGGCTCCAGAACGAGGTGACGCGACTTAAAAGCGACGTGGCCTACAAAGACCCCCAGATCTCCTCCTACCGCCTCGGCAACATCATCGGCAACAGCCGCAAGGCCCAGGAGATCGTCGACTTCATCGAGACCGTGTCGGTTCCCCTCTTCAACCGGATCACCCTCTGGTCCAAGAACGTGCTCCAGGAAGCCACCATCGGCCTCCCCTCCATCCTGGTCCTGGGGCAGACCGGCGCCGGCAAGGAATTCTTTTTCAACAACCTCTACAACAAGCTGAACGAGATGTACCGGGAGAAACTGAACCCCAGCGGCCAGCTCCCGGTGAAAAAGACCAACATCGCCGCCTACAGCGGGGACCTCACCTACTCGGAGCTCTTCGGCCACAAGAAGGGGGCCTTCACCGGCGCCTACAGCGACCGGAAGGGGATTCTGGAAGAAGCGGCGGGGGGAATCGTCTTCCTGGATGAGATCGGCGACGCCGACCCCAAGACCCAGGTGCAGCTCCTGCGCTTTCTCGACAACGGCGGCTTCGTGCGCCTGGGGGACAACCAGGACCGGTTCAGCCGGGTGCTGCTGGTGGCCGCCACCAACAAGGACCTGACCGAGGAGATCCGGCGGGGAAACTTCCGGGAAGACCTCTACCACCGCCTCTCGGAGCTGTCGATGCGGGTGCCGTCCCTGAATGACCGGCGTGAGGATATCCCCGACCTGGCCACCCACTTCCTCGGCAAGCTCTACCGCACCTATCGCGGCGACGAGCCCAAGGAGGACACCCCCACCCTCACCCGCGACGCCAAGCAGCTCCTGATGAACCACCACTACCACGGCAACATCCGGGAGCTACGGAGCATCCTGCTGCGGGCGCTCTTCTTCCGGAAAGGGAAAGTCCTTACCGCCGACGACATCCGCCGTGCCCTAGCCGCCGGCATGCGGGAACTCCCCCCTGCCAACGCCGCCCAGGAGCTCAACGAACGGCTGTCAGTTGACATCATGCAGCAGATCGCCAACGGCGCGACCTTCTGGGAAGCGGTCTACGAGCCCTACTCCGCCAACGCCATCTCCCGGGATGTGGTGCGGCTCGTTATCGAGCGGGCAAAGGATGCGGCGGGCAAGGCCATGCCCCAGGTGGCCCGTTATCTGAAAGCGGTGAACGGCGACGACGAGGAAAACGACGATGAGCGGAAAAAATTCTTTAAATTCAAGAACTTTTTATACAAGACCGTGAAGCTGTAG
- a CDS encoding TIGR04442 family protein, with protein MNKDIRLHGHIDDRIEYYAIVAGEDAHRRYFFNAAESNGAQLRFFSPGNEFVIGRGGIRHAGNGGSFCEYMFGVDQPMADLAKGDVINRLVVYGARSGDEGGTLHFSEQTSGELGFDKIFFDGNAVANYFFFLASERLGASLRQQQTAIVRAVGKALKRSPTVGAHDENTLIDEVLGLLNDPGALFFLFKLVNIHHREYYDTFRSLYFASKKISDEDFAGLSDIAERHNIDRYQQERIRIDVMYKHPANRRIVDEYKNILIGCHLKGEISALENARLTRLKTLSVRNKIPGALFYALDDMLKKDKKIGGTEEHESIAETRQILEGLFLREREIESAIDREDMVRLLFAKKRASEVRDHTFEEILLDASKGCDERIRDGADMALLEGFSHIITYFDRFDATSQAVNQLAFMETVRISEEMIRSLLGNRSAFEELRPGLFTEIFIDGILENKYLGRYGRRKVTALVAGLRLIEENRLTVATLLDELLAIDREERLAIALLNHVRDRIRNFYSNYATRDDQATMKREVTEDLRKRKIITGSIPSRLFDETIVTIKKEAVYLHNLLPQIIGEKDSALREDFLENSGLDRFYVEELEREYFELNRLDLEQLYQIRKGLS; from the coding sequence ATGAACAAAGACATCCGCCTCCACGGACATATCGACGATCGAATCGAGTATTACGCCATCGTGGCTGGCGAGGATGCCCACCGGCGCTACTTCTTCAACGCCGCCGAGAGCAACGGGGCGCAGCTTCGCTTCTTCTCCCCCGGCAACGAGTTCGTCATCGGCCGCGGCGGCATACGACACGCAGGCAATGGCGGCTCATTCTGCGAGTACATGTTCGGCGTGGACCAGCCCATGGCTGACCTGGCCAAGGGGGATGTCATCAACCGGCTCGTGGTCTACGGCGCCCGCTCCGGCGACGAGGGAGGGACGCTCCACTTCAGCGAACAGACCAGTGGGGAGTTGGGCTTCGACAAAATTTTCTTCGACGGCAACGCGGTGGCGAACTACTTCTTTTTCCTCGCCTCGGAACGCCTCGGCGCGAGCCTCCGCCAACAGCAGACAGCCATCGTCCGCGCCGTCGGCAAGGCCCTCAAGCGCTCTCCGACCGTGGGCGCCCATGACGAGAACACCCTCATCGACGAGGTGCTCGGGCTCCTGAACGACCCCGGCGCCCTCTTCTTTCTCTTCAAGCTGGTGAACATCCATCACCGGGAATATTACGACACCTTCCGCAGCCTCTACTTTGCCAGCAAGAAAATCTCCGACGAGGATTTCGCCGGGCTTTCGGACATTGCCGAGCGTCACAACATCGACCGCTACCAGCAGGAGCGGATCCGGATCGATGTCATGTACAAACATCCGGCCAATCGGCGGATCGTTGACGAATACAAGAACATCCTCATTGGCTGCCACCTCAAGGGGGAGATCAGCGCCCTGGAAAACGCCCGGCTCACCCGCCTTAAGACCCTGTCGGTGCGAAACAAGATTCCTGGTGCCCTCTTCTACGCCCTCGACGACATGCTGAAAAAAGACAAGAAGATCGGGGGGACCGAGGAGCACGAATCCATCGCCGAGACCCGCCAGATCCTCGAAGGGCTCTTCCTGCGGGAACGGGAGATCGAGAGCGCCATCGACCGGGAGGACATGGTGAGGCTTCTTTTCGCCAAAAAGCGCGCCTCCGAGGTCAGGGACCACACCTTCGAGGAGATTCTTCTGGACGCCAGCAAGGGGTGCGACGAGAGGATCCGCGACGGGGCGGACATGGCGCTCCTGGAGGGATTCTCCCACATCATCACCTATTTCGACCGGTTCGACGCCACGTCCCAGGCGGTGAACCAACTCGCGTTCATGGAAACCGTGCGCATCTCCGAGGAGATGATCCGGAGCCTCCTGGGAAACCGGAGCGCCTTCGAGGAGTTGCGGCCGGGGCTCTTCACCGAGATCTTCATTGACGGGATCCTGGAGAACAAGTATCTGGGCCGCTACGGACGGAGGAAGGTTACGGCGCTCGTGGCGGGGCTGCGGCTTATCGAGGAGAACCGACTCACCGTGGCGACGCTGCTGGACGAATTGCTGGCCATCGACCGCGAGGAGCGGCTCGCCATCGCCCTCCTGAACCATGTGCGGGACCGGATCAGGAACTTCTACTCCAACTACGCCACCCGGGACGACCAGGCGACCATGAAACGCGAGGTGACCGAGGATCTGCGGAAACGGAAAATCATAACCGGCTCCATCCCCTCACGGCTTTTTGACGAGACCATCGTTACCATCAAGAAGGAGGCGGTCTACCTCCATAACCTCCTCCCCCAGATCATCGGCGAGAAGGACAGCGCCCTGCGGGAGGATTTCCTGGAGAACTCGGGCCTGGACCGCTTCTACGTGGAGGAACTGGAGCGGGAATACTTCGAGCTGAACCGGCTCGACCTCGAACAACTCTACCAGATACGCAAAGGGCTCAGTTAA
- a CDS encoding GPMC system MBL fold metallohydrolase, translated as MKITILGSGTSTGVPMVGCHCPVCSSSDPKDKRTRSSIMIETAGKYILVDTSPDLRRQALRQRIPYIDAVLLTHPHADHINGIDDLRGFHFIHRRVIPCHGSRTTMEAVQRNFSYIFRGLEVVGYSPLMEAHIVNEPFALFGQSIVPIHLYHGAMPATGYRIDGAAYLTDCSRIPDSSLSLLTGLDILIMDALRYTPHENHFNIEGALRIVEQLKPKRAILTHLTHEVAHGDESRLPEGVEFAYDGMEIAL; from the coding sequence ATGAAAATAACCATTCTCGGCAGCGGCACCTCAACCGGCGTCCCCATGGTCGGCTGCCACTGTCCCGTCTGCTCGTCAAGCGACCCGAAGGACAAGCGAACCCGGTCCTCTATCATGATCGAGACGGCGGGGAAGTACATCCTCGTGGACACCTCGCCGGACCTCCGGCGCCAGGCCCTGCGTCAGCGGATTCCCTACATCGACGCGGTACTCCTCACCCATCCCCACGCCGACCACATAAACGGCATTGACGACCTGCGCGGTTTTCACTTCATCCACCGCCGGGTGATCCCCTGCCACGGCAGCCGGACAACCATGGAGGCGGTGCAAAGGAACTTCTCCTACATCTTCCGGGGGCTGGAGGTGGTCGGCTACTCTCCCCTCATGGAAGCCCACATTGTGAACGAACCGTTCGCCCTTTTCGGGCAGAGCATCGTCCCGATCCATCTCTACCACGGCGCCATGCCCGCCACCGGCTACCGGATCGACGGCGCCGCCTACCTCACCGACTGCAGCCGCATCCCCGACTCGTCGCTATCGCTCCTGACCGGCCTGGACATCCTCATCATGGACGCCCTCCGCTACACTCCCCACGAGAACCACTTCAACATCGAGGGGGCGCTCAGGATCGTGGAGCAACTGAAGCCAAAGCGGGCCATCCTTACCCACCTGACCCACGAGGTGGCCCATGGGGATGAGTCGCGGCTCCCCGAAGGTGTTGAGTTTGCATACGACGGCATGGAGATTGCTTTGTAG
- a CDS encoding GPMC system family 4 glycosyltransferase gives MKIALITPYYAPPVRGNAVTVRRIAAHLATAGCEAAVYSLDCLTAAQILEEIRQMKPDAIHGFHAYLGGRVAREIARVVGIPYIVTLTGSDVYEALADDRREESLAVLRDATAIVAFDPSVKHRVVDHHPSLAAKTRIIPQGVELPGEIFCWGEERFDAGEIVFFLPAGLRPVKNVGFPLATMAELHGEDSRVRLVAAGPVLDETYGATVLAEMVRHPFARYLGEVGHDAIGAIYRRADVVLNTSIFEGGMANSVLEAMAFGRPVLAADIEGNRSIVKEGKTGLLYRDEGELLQKARDLLQDDGLRRRLGEQGRRFVEERFSAGREAEAYRELYGWVLG, from the coding sequence ATGAAAATTGCCCTCATCACTCCCTACTATGCCCCGCCGGTGCGGGGGAACGCCGTTACCGTCAGGCGCATTGCAGCGCATCTTGCCACTGCCGGGTGCGAGGCGGCCGTCTACTCCCTCGACTGTCTGACCGCGGCCCAAATCCTTGAGGAGATCAGGCAGATGAAGCCGGACGCGATCCACGGTTTCCACGCCTATCTCGGGGGGCGGGTGGCCCGGGAGATCGCCCGCGTCGTCGGTATCCCCTACATCGTCACCCTGACCGGTTCCGATGTCTACGAAGCCCTTGCTGACGATCGGCGGGAAGAATCCCTTGCTGTCCTGCGTGATGCGACTGCCATCGTTGCCTTTGACCCCAGCGTCAAGCACCGCGTGGTCGATCACCACCCGAGTCTGGCGGCAAAGACCCGGATCATTCCCCAGGGGGTTGAGCTTCCCGGCGAGATTTTTTGCTGGGGAGAGGAGCGCTTCGACGCCGGAGAAATCGTCTTTTTTCTGCCGGCCGGGCTTCGGCCGGTGAAAAACGTCGGCTTCCCGCTGGCTACCATGGCGGAACTCCACGGGGAGGATTCCCGCGTCCGGCTTGTGGCGGCCGGCCCGGTCCTCGACGAAACGTATGGGGCAACGGTTCTGGCGGAGATGGTGCGCCATCCCTTCGCCCGCTACCTGGGGGAGGTGGGGCATGACGCCATTGGTGCCATCTACCGGCGTGCCGACGTGGTCCTCAATACCTCCATCTTCGAGGGGGGGATGGCCAACAGCGTGCTGGAGGCCATGGCCTTCGGCCGGCCGGTCCTGGCGGCGGACATCGAGGGGAACCGCTCCATCGTGAAGGAGGGGAAGACAGGGCTCCTTTACCGGGACGAGGGGGAGTTGCTCCAAAAGGCCCGGGACCTGCTGCAGGACGACGGGCTGCGCCGGCGGCTCGGCGAGCAGGGGCGCCGGTTCGTGGAGGAGCGGTTTTCGGCCGGGCGGGAGGCGGAGGCGTACCGGGAACTCTATGGGTGGGTGCTGGGGTGA
- a CDS encoding helicase HerA-like domain-containing protein produces the protein MGTALDALLIAKGEKEVCLLPRMANRHGLVAGATGTGKTVTLRVLAERFSAIGVPVFMADVKGDLSGLALPGDENPKVAERVAKMGLEGFACSGFPVVFWDVFGEQGHPVRTTVSEMGPLLLSRLLNLNDVQSGVLNVIFKVADDNGLLLLDFKDLQAMVRYVGDNAAEFQTAYGNISAASIGAIQRNLLALGEQGAEQFFGEPALNLQDFMQTDSDGRGVINILAADKLMQSPKLYATFLLWMLSELFEQLPEAGDPEKPNLVFFFDEAHLLFDDAPKALVEKIEQVVRLIRSKGVGIYFVTQNPVDLPDTVLGQLGNRVQHALRAFTPKDQKGVRAAAETFRANPAFSVETVITQLEVGEALVSVLDGKGAPTVVERALVCPPQSRFAPLAGAERTAVIARSPLAGFYEKAVDRESAYETLKAKTEAAAPAPEEGKSEVASQVGTVLGAFAKSAAHAIGSQVGRQIIRGGLGSLFGGGRR, from the coding sequence ATGGGTACTGCACTGGACGCACTGCTGATAGCCAAGGGAGAGAAGGAAGTCTGCCTCCTGCCGCGGATGGCCAACCGCCACGGGCTCGTGGCCGGCGCCACCGGCACCGGCAAGACGGTGACGCTGCGGGTGCTGGCCGAGCGGTTCAGCGCCATCGGCGTGCCGGTCTTCATGGCCGATGTGAAGGGGGACCTGTCGGGGCTGGCCCTGCCGGGGGACGAGAACCCCAAGGTGGCCGAACGGGTGGCGAAGATGGGGCTTGAGGGATTCGCCTGCAGCGGTTTCCCCGTGGTCTTCTGGGACGTCTTCGGGGAGCAGGGGCACCCGGTCCGGACCACGGTCTCTGAGATGGGGCCGCTTCTCCTGTCGCGGCTCCTGAACCTGAACGACGTCCAGAGCGGGGTCCTCAACGTCATCTTCAAGGTGGCCGACGACAACGGCCTGCTGCTCCTCGACTTCAAGGACCTCCAGGCCATGGTCCGCTACGTGGGGGACAACGCCGCCGAGTTCCAGACCGCCTACGGCAACATCTCCGCCGCCAGCATCGGCGCCATCCAGCGGAACCTCCTGGCCTTGGGCGAGCAGGGGGCGGAGCAGTTCTTCGGGGAGCCGGCCCTGAACCTCCAGGACTTCATGCAGACCGACTCCGACGGCCGGGGGGTGATCAACATCCTCGCCGCCGACAAGCTGATGCAGTCGCCCAAGCTCTATGCCACCTTCCTCCTCTGGATGCTGTCGGAGCTCTTCGAGCAGCTCCCCGAGGCCGGGGACCCGGAGAAGCCGAACCTGGTCTTTTTCTTCGACGAGGCGCACCTCCTCTTTGACGACGCCCCCAAGGCCCTGGTGGAGAAGATTGAGCAGGTGGTGCGGCTCATCCGCTCCAAGGGGGTGGGGATCTACTTCGTGACCCAGAACCCCGTCGACCTCCCCGATACGGTGCTGGGGCAGCTGGGGAATCGAGTCCAGCACGCCCTGCGGGCCTTCACCCCCAAGGACCAGAAGGGGGTCAGGGCTGCTGCGGAAACCTTCCGGGCCAACCCCGCTTTCTCCGTGGAGACGGTCATCACCCAGCTGGAGGTGGGGGAAGCTCTTGTATCGGTCCTGGACGGGAAGGGGGCCCCCACCGTGGTGGAGCGGGCCCTGGTCTGCCCACCCCAGAGCCGCTTCGCCCCCCTCGCGGGTGCCGAGCGGACCGCGGTCATCGCCCGCTCGCCCCTGGCCGGTTTCTACGAGAAAGCGGTGGACCGGGAATCGGCCTACGAGACGCTCAAGGCCAAGACCGAGGCGGCAGCGCCGGCGCCAGAGGAGGGGAAGAGCGAAGTGGCAAGCCAGGTGGGGACGGTGCTCGGGGCCTTTGCCAAGAGCGCGGCCCACGCCATCGGCAGTCAGGTGGGACGCCAGATTATCCGGGGGGGGCTGGGATCCCTCTTTGGCGGAGGGCGGCGGTAA
- a CDS encoding acyl-CoA thioesterase has protein sequence MNRDWTLIETLLPQDTNSAGNIFGGVLMSLMDKAAAITAWRYARCDMVTAGAEEIAFIRPVHVGEVVKVEARVVCTGRTSIDMAVMVEAEDVFTGQSYEAARGYFTMVALDKGGKPTEVPPWEPRTEEERRRCEASGERRARRRERK, from the coding sequence ATGAACCGCGACTGGACCCTCATCGAGACCCTCCTCCCCCAGGACACCAATTCTGCGGGAAACATCTTCGGCGGGGTGCTCATGAGCCTCATGGACAAGGCGGCGGCCATCACCGCCTGGCGCTACGCCCGGTGCGACATGGTCACCGCCGGGGCCGAGGAGATCGCCTTCATCCGGCCGGTGCATGTGGGGGAGGTGGTCAAGGTGGAGGCCCGGGTGGTCTGTACCGGCCGAACGTCCATCGACATGGCGGTAATGGTTGAGGCGGAGGATGTCTTCACGGGGCAGAGTTACGAGGCGGCCCGGGGATACTTCACCATGGTGGCCCTGGACAAGGGAGGGAAGCCGACGGAGGTCCCGCCGTGGGAACCCCGCACCGAGGAGGAGCGGCGCCGCTGCGAAGCGTCCGGGGAGCGCCGGGCCAGGCGCCGGGAGAGGAAGTGA